From the Megalopta genalis isolate 19385.01 chromosome 13, iyMegGena1_principal, whole genome shotgun sequence genome, one window contains:
- the Ttc1 gene encoding tetratricopeptide repeat domain 1, whose translation MSNGTETGLKSNEEIIEELTKDLESSCLQADENCTSTEPTSAKSDASNGDAPTEVGAHVEETNVKNEDSCKSQAQPSESADSPIDFVDEELLKDREIGLTEDEKESLKNEAEKLKNEGNELFKNEEYLEAILTYTKALQACPLAYSNDRAVLYANRGAAKAKYMDKKSAIADCTKALELNPTYEKAMIRRGQLYKETDKLDDALREYKQLNSLHPENAEWENEVRQLTQLVEERNAKLKAEMLGKLKDFGNMVLKPFGLSTNNFELQKDPNSDSYSVKFNRNAS comes from the exons ATGAGCAACGGTACGGAGACTGGGTTGAAATCCAACGAGGAGATTATAGAGGAGCTCACGAAAGACCTGGAAAGTTCGTGTCTACAAGCAGACGAGAACTGCACgtcgaccgagccaacgagtgcgAAGTCGGACGCCAGCAATGGCGATGCGCCGACTGAAGTTGGTGCGCACGTGGAAGAGACGAACGTCAAGAACGAAGACAGCTGTAAATCCCAAGCTCAACCGAGCGAATCTGCAGATTCGCCGATAGATTTCGTCGACGAGGAGTTACTGAAAGACCGTGAAATCGGTCTTACCGAAGATGAGAAAGAA TCCCTCAAAAACGAAGCGGAGAAGTTGAAAAACGAGGGAAACGAACTCTTTAAAAACGAAGAATATTTGGAGGCAATACTGACATACACAAAGGCATTGCAGGCATGTCCATTGGCTTACAGCAACGATAGAGCTGTGCTCTATGCGAACAGAGGAGCAGCCAAGGCTAAATATATG GACAAGAAATCGGCGATAGCAGATTGTACCAAAGCCCTAGAATTGAATCCGACCTACGAGAAAGCTATGATCAGGAGAGGACAATTGTACAAGGAGACGGATAAGCTGGACGACGCCTTGAGGGAATACAAACAATTGAATAGTTTGCATCCTGAGAACGCGGAGTGGGAAAACGAGGTTCGC CAATTGACCCAGCTGGTGGAGGAACGAAACGCGAAACTAAAGGCAGAAATGCTGGGCAAATTGAAAGACTTTGGGAACATGGTCTTGAAACCTTTCGGTCTTTCCACGAATAATTTCGAGCTGCAGAAAGACCCGAACAGCGACAGTTATTCCGTCAAATTCAATAGGAACGCTAGTTAA